In bacterium, a single window of DNA contains:
- a CDS encoding ATP-binding protein, with product MYISCKGITQEGILCQLVDVELDISRGLFSFLIVGLADKCIGESRERIISAIKNSGFSSPKTKNHKITVSLVPAGIKKEGVLLDLPISLAYLAASGAVNKKALENSIFIGELGLDGSIKQNNSLASIISSLHKEQTGRVNPVILYSNFEDKQTNLIKQLSIEGIIIHKFTYLMDLIVFLNTGVQNKENDSKGVLMEKNLITNISNGASNANASNSTCTDIIYEIDSVVGQEKAKRAILISMCAGYNIIMAGPPGVGKTMLARSMHQLLPTLKPDEYIEVLSTHNKLERPFRSPHHTSSYSSIIGGGSPINAGEITKAHKGILFLDELPEFNKNIIESLRQPLEQGIIQINRTGNTVTLPCKIMCVCAMNLCPCGNRGIPKKDCICNGNKISIYQQKVSQPFLERFHVSINLPHEVNHHKKTLKAPNGLMGYQMTKTINHFNKMSVAFLWNDTESELLDENSERRSFSMRAIKQIKDITETICLIDYIESNLLSMQLQTRNTELDSKQKLIIQKKHLIEAFSYKNNLW from the coding sequence TTGTATATATCTTGCAAAGGAATAACCCAAGAGGGAATCTTGTGCCAACTTGTTGATGTTGAATTAGACATCTCAAGAGGTCTTTTTTCTTTTTTAATTGTAGGTTTAGCTGATAAGTGTATTGGAGAATCCAGGGAAAGAATAATTTCTGCTATTAAAAACAGCGGTTTTTCCTCTCCAAAAACAAAAAATCATAAAATAACAGTCTCACTTGTTCCTGCCGGTATTAAAAAAGAAGGTGTATTATTAGACCTTCCTATTTCCCTTGCTTATCTTGCTGCCTCTGGAGCTGTAAACAAAAAAGCTTTAGAAAACTCAATTTTTATTGGAGAACTTGGCTTAGATGGATCTATCAAGCAAAATAATTCTCTAGCCTCCATCATTAGTTCACTTCACAAGGAACAAACCGGTAGAGTAAATCCAGTTATTTTATATAGCAATTTTGAAGATAAACAGACCAACCTAATTAAACAATTAAGCATTGAGGGAATAATAATTCATAAATTTACCTATTTAATGGACTTAATAGTATTTCTAAATACTGGGGTACAGAACAAAGAAAATGATAGTAAGGGGGTGTTGATGGAAAAAAACCTCATTACAAATATAAGCAACGGTGCTAGTAATGCAAATGCAAGCAACAGCACTTGTACTGACATAATTTATGAGATTGATTCTGTTGTTGGACAGGAAAAGGCAAAAAGGGCTATTTTAATATCAATGTGTGCCGGATATAACATAATAATGGCGGGGCCGCCTGGTGTTGGTAAAACAATGCTAGCAAGAAGTATGCACCAACTTCTTCCCACCCTAAAACCGGATGAATATATAGAAGTACTTTCCACACACAACAAACTAGAGAGACCCTTTAGATCCCCTCATCATACAAGTAGTTATTCCTCAATCATCGGAGGAGGGAGTCCTATAAACGCAGGTGAAATTACAAAGGCTCACAAAGGAATTTTATTTCTTGATGAACTACCTGAATTCAACAAAAATATTATTGAATCCCTGAGACAACCCCTTGAACAGGGGATAATACAAATCAACAGAACAGGTAATACTGTCACATTACCTTGTAAAATTATGTGTGTTTGCGCAATGAACCTGTGTCCCTGTGGTAACAGAGGTATACCAAAAAAAGACTGCATTTGCAATGGAAACAAAATTAGTATCTATCAACAAAAAGTATCACAACCTTTTTTGGAGCGCTTTCATGTATCTATAAATTTACCTCACGAGGTTAATCACCATAAAAAAACACTAAAGGCGCCAAATGGCCTTATGGGTTATCAAATGACAAAAACCATAAATCATTTTAACAAAATGAGCGTCGCTTTTTTATGGAACGATACTGAATCAGAACTACTTGATGAGAATTCAGAGCGAAGAAGTTTTTCCATGAGAGCTATAAAACAAATCAAGGATATAACAGAAACCATTTGTCTAATAGACTATATTGAGTCAAACTTGCTTAGTATGCAGTTGCAAACCAGGAATACAGAACTTGATTCAAAACAAAAACTTATTATCCAAAAGAAACATCTAATTGAAGCCTTCTCCTACAAAAACAACCTCTGGTAA
- a CDS encoding peptidoglycan DD-metalloendopeptidase family protein — translation MIYPFYAKADVFGVLDWVKSGILGNSQNKVLSSNAVAVTEEALAYPELNINNINLLEAANSAEVAGANAAQDKSIVDGYAVTNENSALDGSLVDEGNNSDQISLYTVRKGDTIALVAKMFGVTSNTIYWANDLKSGTELKPDQVIVILPITGIKYTVKKGDHVEDLAKKFKSDVAEIISYNNIDQSAGLIVGQEIIIPNAEIEVVPTKVKPSPKPSSNLAGYFKRPVNGGVRTQGLHGHNGVDLASFGGAFVPILAAAEGTVIISKNSGWNGGYGDYVVIKHANGTQTLYGHLSSTSVSAGSHVNKGQQIGRMGNTGQSTGVHLHFEVRGGRNPF, via the coding sequence ATGATATATCCGTTTTATGCTAAAGCGGATGTTTTTGGTGTTTTGGATTGGGTAAAGTCTGGTATTTTAGGTAATTCACAAAACAAGGTTCTTTCTTCAAACGCTGTGGCTGTCACAGAAGAGGCTTTGGCATACCCTGAATTAAATATAAACAACATAAATCTGTTGGAGGCGGCGAACAGTGCTGAGGTGGCTGGTGCTAATGCGGCTCAAGATAAGTCTATTGTTGATGGCTATGCTGTCACAAATGAAAACAGCGCCCTAGATGGGTCTCTTGTTGATGAAGGAAACAACTCTGATCAAATTAGTCTTTACACAGTTAGAAAAGGAGATACTATCGCGCTGGTTGCCAAAATGTTTGGCGTTACATCAAATACTATCTATTGGGCAAATGATCTAAAATCAGGAACTGAACTTAAACCAGATCAGGTAATTGTTATTTTACCAATCACCGGTATTAAATATACAGTAAAGAAAGGTGATCATGTAGAAGATCTTGCTAAGAAATTTAAGTCAGATGTTGCTGAAATCATAAGTTACAACAACATAGACCAGTCTGCAGGTCTTATTGTTGGCCAAGAGATTATAATTCCAAACGCTGAAATTGAAGTGGTTCCAACCAAAGTTAAACCCTCACCAAAACCATCTTCAAATTTAGCTGGGTATTTTAAAAGACCAGTCAACGGTGGTGTTAGAACCCAAGGTCTTCATGGACACAATGGTGTAGACCTAGCCTCATTTGGTGGGGCTTTCGTTCCAATATTAGCGGCTGCTGAAGGAACTGTCATCATTAGTAAAAATAGTGGTTGGAATGGAGGTTATGGGGATTATGTGGTTATCAAGCACGCCAATGGAACACAAACTTTGTATGGTCACTTAAGTTCAACATCAGTAAGCGCAGGATCACATGTTAACAAAGGTCAGCAAATAGGAAGAATGGGAAACACAGGTCAATCAACAGGAGTTCACTTGCACTTTGAGGTTCGTGGAGGGAGAAATCCATTCTAA
- a CDS encoding UvrD-helicase domain-containing protein, with translation MHPQTQSQALTGLNEMQKEAVTTLHGPLLILAGAGAGKTKTVTHRILNLIENGVSPESILAITFTNKAAKEMRERVEHLIGSSREMNLPIHNFSKPFVSTFHSLCLNILKESGDAIGIPRNFTIYDKSDSKQAIREAVNSLGYDIKMVEPNKIMSIISREKSNFSSIGAYEAVNGEDHFGAIVTAVWKKYAEALFKEKALDFDDLLYKAAVLLKTKPEIRAMYQNRFKFIHIDEYQDTNGIQYELARLLVGPEHNIAVVGDIDQAIYSWRGANIKNIMKFETDYPEAKVILLEENYRSTKTILSAANEIIKKNIFRKDKNLFTNNEDGELITLYNAYDENDEANHVANTSRDLIAEGKKAEKIAVLYRTNSQSRALEEAFLRKGIDYQLLGTRFFERREVKDVISYARAALNPESLADIKRIINTPVRGIGKVTLIKIMADQTAGLPSATKLKVDNFYALLSSIKNQIETQRPSVAIKFIIEKTGIEAALKAENDKEEDRVGNIRELVTLATRYDDMPGKEGIEKLIEDAVLASDQDSLNEKTAKNNGTGVKLMTVHASKGLEFDYVFITGLEQDLFPSGRSSEGKSGEDQEEERRLFYVALTRARTKLYLSYANMRTIFGSKQINLPSEFIKDISDTLIERHDQEISGGIKSIFIDF, from the coding sequence ATGCATCCACAAACACAATCACAAGCATTAACCGGTCTAAATGAAATGCAAAAAGAGGCAGTCACAACACTACATGGACCTCTACTTATATTGGCTGGGGCTGGGGCTGGCAAAACAAAAACCGTTACACACAGAATTCTAAACTTAATAGAAAACGGTGTTTCCCCTGAATCAATTCTCGCTATTACCTTTACAAATAAAGCCGCTAAGGAAATGCGTGAGCGTGTGGAACATTTAATTGGAAGCAGCAGAGAGATGAATCTACCTATTCATAACTTCTCAAAGCCTTTCGTATCAACATTTCACTCCCTTTGTCTAAATATATTAAAAGAGTCAGGTGACGCAATTGGCATTCCTCGTAATTTTACAATTTACGACAAAAGTGATTCCAAACAAGCCATAAGAGAGGCCGTAAACTCACTTGGTTATGACATTAAAATGGTTGAACCTAATAAAATAATGTCTATAATTTCAAGAGAAAAGAGCAATTTTTCATCTATTGGGGCGTATGAAGCGGTAAATGGAGAAGATCATTTTGGGGCGATAGTAACAGCGGTCTGGAAAAAATATGCTGAGGCACTTTTTAAAGAAAAAGCTCTTGATTTTGACGATTTATTATATAAAGCGGCTGTTCTCCTTAAAACAAAGCCTGAAATTAGGGCTATGTATCAGAATCGATTCAAATTTATTCATATTGACGAATATCAGGATACAAATGGTATTCAATATGAGCTTGCTCGTCTTTTGGTAGGACCTGAACATAATATTGCCGTAGTCGGGGATATTGATCAGGCTATTTATAGCTGGAGAGGGGCCAATATAAAGAACATTATGAAATTTGAGACTGATTATCCAGAAGCTAAGGTTATTTTACTTGAAGAAAACTATAGATCCACAAAAACGATACTCTCTGCAGCAAATGAAATAATTAAGAAAAACATATTTAGAAAAGACAAGAATCTGTTCACAAACAATGAGGATGGGGAATTAATAACCCTATATAACGCTTATGATGAGAACGATGAAGCAAATCATGTAGCCAATACATCTAGAGATTTAATAGCTGAAGGCAAAAAAGCGGAAAAAATAGCCGTTTTATACAGAACAAACTCACAGTCGCGTGCTCTTGAAGAGGCTTTTCTTAGAAAAGGCATAGATTACCAACTCCTAGGAACAAGATTCTTTGAAAGAAGGGAGGTTAAAGATGTTATTTCCTACGCACGAGCAGCACTTAATCCAGAAAGTCTTGCTGATATAAAGAGAATAATAAACACCCCAGTAAGAGGAATCGGAAAGGTGACGCTCATTAAGATAATGGCTGATCAAACAGCGGGACTTCCTTCTGCAACAAAACTTAAGGTTGATAACTTTTACGCATTACTATCCAGTATTAAGAACCAAATTGAAACACAAAGACCATCGGTTGCAATAAAATTTATTATTGAAAAAACAGGAATAGAGGCAGCACTCAAAGCAGAGAATGATAAAGAAGAAGACCGAGTTGGAAACATTAGAGAATTAGTAACACTTGCTACAAGATACGATGACATGCCAGGAAAAGAGGGAATTGAAAAACTTATCGAAGATGCCGTGCTCGCTAGTGATCAAGATTCTTTAAATGAAAAGACTGCAAAAAATAACGGAACAGGTGTGAAACTTATGACCGTTCACGCTTCCAAAGGTCTAGAGTTTGATTATGTTTTTATAACCGGACTGGAGCAAGATTTATTTCCAAGTGGTAGATCATCAGAAGGAAAATCCGGAGAAGATCAAGAGGAAGAAAGGAGATTATTTTATGTTGCCTTAACCCGTGCTCGCACAAAACTTTATTTATCTTACGCTAACATGAGAACAATCTTTGGAAGCAAACAAATCAATTTACCATCTGAGTTTATAAAGGACATTAGTGATACACTTATCGAGAGACATGATCAGGAAATATCTGGGGGAATAAAATCTATTTTTATAGATTTCTAG
- the rsmA gene encoding 16S rRNA (adenine(1518)-N(6)/adenine(1519)-N(6))-dimethyltransferase RsmA has translation MKNPNLKNNRRRLTKQTEQEGFISSGEPVGETMKDSVFAKKSLGQNFLKSQKALNQIIEGAGDLRDKTVLEIGPGMGSLTERLIKTPASKIILIEMDDRLIPILTEKFADEIKNKRMEIVHDDILKVNLNSIGLTKGNYSLIANIPYYITGAIIRNIIGGDIYPERAVVLVQKEVAERIISRDKKGSLLSIAVKAIGDPKIIGKVPKGAFVPSPKVDSAILLIDNISKKTFDESSKKEKRFFDILHAGFAHKRKLLKSNLKEHNIFIDAEKALEVCNIKSDARSETLTLEQWKKLSSLDILY, from the coding sequence ATGAAAAATCCAAATTTAAAAAACAACAGAAGAAGACTCACAAAACAAACAGAACAAGAAGGTTTCATTTCTTCAGGTGAGCCAGTGGGGGAAACAATGAAGGATTCTGTGTTTGCAAAAAAATCTCTTGGTCAAAATTTTTTAAAGTCCCAAAAGGCACTCAATCAAATTATTGAGGGTGCTGGTGACCTAAGGGATAAGACAGTCCTTGAAATTGGCCCTGGAATGGGTTCATTAACCGAAAGACTAATCAAAACCCCCGCAAGCAAAATAATTCTAATTGAGATGGATGATAGGCTAATTCCAATACTTACTGAGAAATTTGCTGATGAAATTAAAAACAAAAGAATGGAAATTGTTCATGATGATATTTTAAAAGTAAATTTAAATTCAATTGGTCTTACAAAAGGTAATTACAGTTTGATTGCAAATATTCCATATTACATAACAGGTGCAATTATAAGAAATATTATTGGTGGTGATATTTATCCAGAAAGAGCTGTGGTTTTAGTACAAAAAGAAGTTGCAGAAAGAATAATTTCTCGTGATAAAAAAGGAAGCCTATTGTCTATCGCCGTGAAAGCAATTGGCGATCCAAAAATAATTGGCAAGGTTCCAAAAGGTGCCTTTGTTCCATCGCCAAAAGTTGATTCCGCAATACTATTAATTGATAATATTTCAAAAAAAACATTTGACGAAAGTTCTAAAAAAGAAAAAAGGTTTTTTGATATCCTACACGCTGGTTTTGCACACAAAAGAAAATTATTGAAGAGCAATTTAAAAGAACATAATATTTTTATTGATGCTGAAAAAGCATTAGAGGTGTGTAATATAAAAAGTGACGCAAGATCTGAAACATTAACATTAGAACAGTGGAAAAAATTATCATCTCTTGATATACTTTACTAG
- a CDS encoding transglycosylase SLT domain-containing protein, protein MNKTKDSNICKKDGGKKIGIVIFFSLAFLIFSLGVASAQTNLTDNPLLNLAPEPPAASTQTKVDTAGAPKATVVTEGAPKATIVDESGASNASANKSNTGTTAAAPGGAASSVTSTGACVGGQMLAKLMTSAISAGIGALKGGTMGVAERLLNVPSTNALTESARNQEAKLNAENGIFIFGVQTGISWDGIAYCIVNTVIDYIVNSTIQWANSGFKGNPAFIRNPQQFFKGLADQTAAQFIREVAYNETGIDVCKPFRVVIATGLAGSYSNLTNGKSIQSCSLSQMQQTAMQSGKYSITTPTDWIALTKPQNNKYYSYINAGEEMSKRVAVKNNTARLDLSINRGFLSYKKCKDESKPESKTNPCDTLTPGSMIADSLSTTLNIPKNRLVSAQKFDQMVDAIVNNLIKIALSKTLESVTGQAPTAAVQSDYYNIVANNATAYNAANIPTGPVGQGGTIGTSGGPLLQQILSGATFSNNDWNTYAVQQLVASGIANLPVSDASTYFSGGVPSVQGYLSIMAAIAQKESGGQAKPARYQETKIGNGTTYSVGLMSLTPGDLGTGNMTYDDLEDPYNNIRIAVGIMANLVRKYGVLHGPNNTGLSAYWSTFR, encoded by the coding sequence ATGAACAAAACAAAAGACAGCAATATTTGCAAAAAAGATGGTGGAAAAAAAATTGGCATAGTAATATTTTTTTCTTTAGCTTTTTTAATTTTTAGTTTGGGTGTCGCCAGTGCTCAAACAAATCTTACGGACAACCCACTTTTAAATCTAGCTCCTGAACCACCAGCTGCATCAACTCAAACCAAAGTAGACACAGCAGGAGCTCCAAAAGCAACAGTAGTTACAGAGGGTGCACCAAAAGCAACAATTGTTGATGAAAGTGGGGCCAGTAACGCTTCAGCAAATAAAAGTAATACTGGAACAACGGCGGCCGCACCAGGTGGAGCAGCATCCTCTGTAACATCAACTGGAGCTTGCGTTGGTGGTCAAATGCTTGCAAAACTAATGACAAGCGCCATTTCAGCTGGAATAGGCGCCTTAAAAGGAGGAACAATGGGTGTTGCAGAACGTTTGTTAAATGTACCATCAACAAACGCACTAACGGAGTCAGCAAGAAACCAGGAAGCTAAATTAAATGCTGAAAATGGTATATTTATTTTTGGTGTTCAAACTGGAATAAGTTGGGATGGAATTGCATACTGTATTGTAAACACAGTAATAGATTATATTGTTAATTCAACAATTCAATGGGCAAACTCAGGATTCAAAGGAAACCCTGCCTTTATCAGAAACCCTCAGCAATTTTTTAAGGGATTAGCAGACCAAACAGCAGCACAATTTATTAGAGAGGTTGCGTATAATGAAACAGGTATAGATGTCTGTAAGCCATTTAGAGTTGTAATTGCAACAGGTTTAGCTGGTAGTTATTCTAATTTAACAAACGGAAAGTCTATACAGTCTTGTTCACTATCACAAATGCAGCAAACAGCAATGCAGTCAGGAAAATATTCAATAACAACCCCTACGGATTGGATTGCTTTAACAAAACCTCAGAACAATAAGTATTATTCATATATAAACGCAGGGGAAGAGATGAGCAAAAGAGTTGCTGTCAAAAATAACACAGCAAGACTTGACCTTTCAATAAACAGAGGGTTTCTTAGTTACAAAAAATGTAAAGATGAAAGCAAGCCAGAAAGCAAAACAAACCCTTGTGACACACTAACACCGGGATCAATGATTGCTGATTCGCTGTCTACAACACTAAATATACCAAAAAACAGACTTGTATCAGCTCAAAAATTTGATCAAATGGTTGATGCGATTGTGAACAACCTGATAAAGATAGCGTTGAGCAAGACGCTTGAAAGCGTAACTGGACAGGCCCCAACAGCCGCTGTTCAATCAGACTATTATAATATAGTAGCAAACAACGCAACAGCTTATAATGCTGCAAATATACCTACAGGCCCAGTTGGGCAAGGTGGAACTATAGGTACTTCCGGAGGGCCTCTTCTTCAGCAAATATTGAGTGGTGCCACTTTTTCTAATAACGATTGGAATACCTATGCCGTACAACAATTGGTTGCATCGGGTATAGCCAACCTACCAGTTAGTGATGCTTCAACATATTTTTCAGGCGGGGTACCATCAGTTCAAGGATACTTAAGTATAATGGCAGCAATAGCACAAAAAGAATCTGGTGGTCAAGCAAAACCAGCAAGATACCAGGAGACAAAGATTGGTAATGGTACCACATATTCAGTGGGATTAATGAGTCTAACACCCGGAGATTTGGGCACAGGAAATATGACATACGATGACCTAGAAGATCCATATAACAACATTAGAATTGCCGTAGGAATTATGGCCAACTTAGTAAGAAAATATGGTGTTCTTCATGGGCCAAACAACACAGGATTATCAGCATATTGGTCAACGTTTAGATAG
- a CDS encoding PrgI family protein produces MRYQTPQFIEEETKLFGPLTFKQFVYLIGGAGISFAVYKMLPFLLAILIIAPVAGASLALAFYKINERPFIDAVEAAFYFIISNRLYTYQKIDKPTQQLRTSQKTMIAPVPKIGASTSRLKDLAWSLDINENIKDKSKDNFDMGVNDKIKI; encoded by the coding sequence ATGAGATATCAAACACCACAATTTATTGAGGAGGAAACAAAACTATTTGGCCCACTTACTTTTAAGCAGTTCGTATATCTAATTGGAGGAGCTGGTATCTCTTTTGCTGTATACAAAATGCTTCCGTTTCTTTTGGCAATACTAATAATCGCACCTGTTGCTGGAGCCTCGCTTGCTTTGGCTTTCTATAAGATAAATGAAAGACCTTTTATAGACGCCGTGGAAGCAGCCTTCTATTTTATTATATCAAACCGTCTTTACACGTATCAAAAAATAGATAAACCTACTCAGCAATTAAGAACTTCACAAAAGACAATGATTGCCCCCGTACCTAAGATTGGGGCATCCACAAGCAGACTTAAGGATTTGGCATGGAGCTTAGATATCAATGAGAATATAAAAGATAAAAGTAAGGACAACTTTGATATGGGGGTTAATGATAAAATAAAAATATAA
- a CDS encoding DUF87 domain-containing protein: MSLLDFLKKPQEESSPISSILPKEIYQSGVLELQDIIAPSGLKISPKTINLGEKIVRTFFVISYPRFLSSNWFSPIINLDKVFDISIFIHPVDTATVLRQFTKKVADIEVDISTRETKGLVRDPKLDTAYQDLEELRDKLQQAQERLFDIGLYIAIYGEDEQELDKIESEIKSILESNLVFIKPALFQQEQGFQSVLPIGEDKLGVHSKLNSEPLSSIFPFISFDLTSDKGILYGINRHNSSLILFDRFSLENYNSVTFAKAGSGKSYQTKLEIIRSMMFDTDVIVLDPEREYEYLAEATGGRYFNISLTSDHHINPFDLPVPREGESSSDVLRSNIINLVGLFRIMLGGLTAEEDAVVDRAITETYALKDITPESNFAAAEPPLMSDFELVLSGMEGGESLAQRLTKYTKGTWAGFINRPSNVDINKKFVVFSLRDMEEELKPVAMYIVMHYIWNAIRKELKKRLLVIDEAWYLMKSEDTASFLLGLAKRGRKYYLGLATITQDVEDFLKSPYGLPIISNSSIQILLKQSPSSIDIVQKTFNLTDEEKYLLLESDVGEGMFFAGLKHVAIKVIASYTENQIITSKPSEVLQIKKEKAELAAQKEEEMDKLKKVL; encoded by the coding sequence ATGAGCCTATTAGATTTTTTAAAGAAGCCTCAAGAGGAATCTTCACCAATTAGTTCCATTCTACCTAAGGAAATTTACCAATCTGGTGTTTTAGAACTACAAGACATAATCGCACCTTCTGGTTTAAAAATAAGTCCAAAGACAATCAACTTAGGAGAGAAGATTGTTAGAACATTCTTTGTTATTTCTTATCCAAGATTTTTATCATCGAACTGGTTTTCTCCAATAATTAACCTCGACAAGGTTTTTGATATTTCGATTTTTATACACCCAGTAGACACAGCTACTGTACTTAGACAATTTACAAAAAAAGTTGCTGATATTGAAGTTGATATAAGTACGAGAGAGACTAAGGGATTAGTTAGAGATCCGAAGTTAGATACTGCCTATCAAGACCTAGAAGAGCTGCGTGACAAGCTACAGCAGGCACAGGAGAGACTTTTTGACATAGGTCTATACATTGCTATATATGGTGAAGACGAGCAAGAATTAGACAAAATTGAATCAGAAATAAAATCTATTCTTGAATCAAACTTGGTTTTCATTAAGCCCGCCCTTTTCCAACAAGAACAAGGCTTTCAAAGTGTTTTACCAATTGGTGAAGACAAGCTTGGGGTTCACTCTAAATTAAACTCTGAACCACTATCAAGTATTTTCCCATTTATTTCTTTTGACCTTACATCAGATAAAGGAATTCTTTACGGTATAAACAGACACAACTCAAGTCTTATTCTTTTTGATAGATTTTCACTGGAAAACTACAACTCTGTAACATTTGCTAAAGCTGGTTCCGGAAAATCTTATCAAACAAAACTAGAGATTATTAGATCTATGATGTTTGATACAGATGTTATAGTACTCGACCCAGAACGTGAGTATGAATACCTTGCTGAAGCAACTGGTGGTAGATATTTTAATATTTCCCTAACATCAGATCACCACATCAATCCATTTGACCTACCGGTTCCAAGAGAAGGGGAATCATCATCAGACGTTCTAAGATCAAACATTATTAACCTTGTTGGATTATTTAGAATAATGCTTGGAGGATTAACAGCAGAGGAGGATGCTGTTGTTGATAGAGCCATCACAGAAACTTACGCCCTTAAAGATATTACTCCTGAATCAAACTTTGCAGCCGCAGAACCTCCACTTATGTCAGACTTTGAGCTTGTTCTTAGTGGAATGGAAGGGGGAGAGTCATTAGCACAAAGACTTACAAAGTACACAAAAGGAACATGGGCTGGTTTTATCAACAGACCATCAAACGTAGACATCAACAAGAAGTTTGTTGTTTTTTCACTTAGAGATATGGAAGAAGAACTGAAGCCTGTTGCTATGTATATTGTTATGCACTATATATGGAACGCTATTAGAAAGGAGCTTAAGAAAAGACTTTTGGTCATTGATGAGGCATGGTACTTAATGAAATCAGAAGATACAGCTTCATTCTTGCTTGGTCTAGCAAAAAGAGGAAGAAAGTATTATTTGGGACTTGCTACAATTACACAGGACGTTGAGGATTTTTTGAAGTCTCCATACGGTCTTCCTATTATTTCAAACTCTTCTATTCAAATCTTATTAAAGCAATCTCCATCTTCTATTGATATTGTTCAAAAAACATTTAACTTAACGGATGAAGAAAAATATTTACTTCTTGAATCTGATGTGGGGGAGGGGATGTTTTTTGCTGGTCTAAAACACGTAGCAATCAAGGTTATTGCATCCTATACGGAGAATCAAATAATTACATCTAAGCCATCAGAGGTTCTACAGATTAAAAAGGAAAAGGCAGAACTTGCTGCACAAAAAGAAGAGGAGATGGATAAATTAAAAAAGGTTCTATAG